The genome window TGCCAGTCAATCGGCGTTTCTCCGGCCTCCTCCAGCGCGGCGTTCACGCGGCTGAAGGGCCGGGTTCCCATGAATTTGGTCACGCTCAGCGGGCTGGGATGGGCCGATTCCACGATGACGTGGTTGGGGTTGGTGATCAGTTTGGCCTTTTTGCGGGCATACGCGCCCCACAGCACGAAGACGACGCGCTCTTCCCTGGCATTCACGGCCCTGATCACCGCGTCGGTAAACGCCTCCCAGCCCTTGTTCGCGTGGCTGTTGGCCTGCCCGGCCCGCACGGTCAGCACGGCGTTCAGCAGCAGCACGCCCTGTTCGGCCCAGCTTTTCAAATACCCGTGGCGCGGCGGCTGAAAGCCGGGAATATCCGTCTGCAACTCCTTGTAGATGTTCTGAAGGCTGGGAGGCACGCGCACGCCGGGCCGCACGCTGAAGCTCAGGCCGTGCGCCTGACCGGGGCCGTGGTACGGGTCCTGCCCCAGAATAAAGACCTTGACCCGGTCCAGCGGCGTGAAGCGCAGCGCGTTGAACACGTCGGCGGCGGGCGGATAGATGGTCTGCGCGGCGCGTTCCTCCACCAGAAAGTCCTTGAGCTCGTGAAAATACGGCGCGGCGAATTCCCCGGACAGGGCGTCCTTCCAAGACTGTGGCAATCCGGCAGGGATGATGGGTCTGGCAGCTTCGGGGGCGTTGCCGAACAGGTCCGGTTGATCGCTCATGGGGAGTCTCCTGGGGGTGGGGGGGGTGGCGGGTGTCTTTTTGGGGGGTCTGGCGGGCAGTCCTTGCGCGACCCGTTCTGCGCGCATCACGGCCTTCTTGCGGCTGCCGTGCCGGAGGTAGATGCGTCTGGCTTCCGTCTCAAACGCCGGCGAGGCGCGGGCGGCAGCGATGCGGACGCGGGCCAGCCGTCCGGCCCGGTTCTCGTCCACGACTGGCGGCGGGTAATTCAGCCGGGCGGCCCCGCTCCATTCCCAGGGCGCGTGCAGCACATCCCCCGGCACGTCCGCCAGTTCCGGCACCCAGCGGCGGATAAACACCCCGTCCGGGTCCTGCTCCCGGGCCTGCCGGGTGGGGCTGTAGATGCGGACGCGGTTGATGCCCACGGTTGAACTCTGCATCTGCATCTGGGACCAGTGGATGCCGGGTTCGTTGTCCAGCCACTGCCGCGCCAGAAACAGGCCCGGCTGCCGCCAGTGCAACCACAGATGCTGGCTGGCAAAGCTGACCAGCATCGCCCGCATCCGGAAGTTGAGCCAGCCGGTCTGCCGCAGCATCCGCACGCAGGCGTCCACCAGCGGGTAGCCGGTCTGCCCATGCGCCCAGCGGTCATAGAACTCGGGGGTCCAGTCGTCCTCGCGCAGCCCGTCCAGGGCACGGTTGAGATTGCGGAACTCCATGCCGGGCTCGGATTCCAGCCGCTGAATAAAGTGGCAGTGCCAGTGCAGCCGGCTCTCGTAGCTGCGCAGCGATCTGACCCAGCGCGGATCAGCCCAGGTGTCGCCGCGCACGGCGGCCAGCCGCTGCCGGGTGGCCCCCACCACCGTCCGCAGGGACACCGTGCCGAAGGCCAGCGGCGCGCTCAGGCGCGAGCAGGCGTATTCGGCGCTCAGGGGACTGCTCATCTCGCGCATGTAGTTCACGCCGCGCACCGCCAGGAACGAGTCCAGGGTGGCCCGGCCCACTGCCTCGCCGCCCGGGGGAATGGTCTTGTCGTTCGCCGCTACGCCCAGTTCGGCGTGCGACATGGTCCGGCACGGTAAGACCCCGGTGCCGCGCAGCCCTTCCGGCGCAGGCAGGGCCGGCGTGCCCAGCCGCTCCTCCCAGGCATCGGCCCAGCCATCGCGGTTTTTCATGCCGCGCACCACACCGTTTTGCGGCACCTCGGCCAGCGGCAGCCCGCGCGCCCGCGCCCAGGCCCGCACCCGCCGGTCCCGCGCAAAGGACACGCCGTTGCCCGTTTCCTGGTGCGCCCAGATGCCGCCCAGCGGCAGTTCGTGGCTCAGGCGTTCCAGAACCTCCACCGCCTCGCCGTGCCGGATCACCAGCGGCGTGCCCAGCCCGCGCAGGCTGGCGTCCAGCTCGCGCAGACAGTCGTTCAGATACGTCAGGTGCTGCCCGGCAAATTCCTCGTGGCCCAGTTGCTCGGGCTCGTAGATGAACAGCGGCAGGACCGGGCCACGCGCCGCCGCCTCGCGCAGCGGCACGTGGTCCTGCACGCGCAGATCCTTCTTGAACCAGACCAGCTGCACCGGGCCGGGCTGTGCGCCGCCACGTGGCGGGCCGCTGAGTTGTGCAGGGTCAGGCACACCGCAGTCTTATGTACGGCTGCGCCGGGGACGGTAAGAAGAGACCGGTTGGAGCTTTGGGAAACCTGAAGGCGGGCCGCCCCTTTCAGAACGGCCCGCCCGGATGCCCGAAATTATCTGACCCTGACGCGAAACTCCAGTTTCAGGGTCTCGTCCTTCCTTAGCCCGGCGACGGTCCAGCGCACGTGGGTGTAGCTCTCAGGCGGCGCAGGCTGCGACCGGGTCACCGACTTGCCGTTCTCGGTGACGGTCACGTCCTGCATGGGCCTGGGGCTGTAGGTCCGGCCCCCATCCGCGCTGTAGGCTACCGTCCAGCGTGAGCTGTTCGGGGTCACGCCTCCGCTGAAGACCGTTTCGCGCGGAATGGGAATGCCCACGGTCACCTGCGCGATGGTCTGGCCCCGGACGTTACGCACCGTGACCTGCTCTCGCAGAATGTCGCCGGCCTGCACGGCACTGGGACTCTGAATGAACTGCTCGGCGCGCACGCCGTTCTGGACGCTGACCTTTACCAGGTCCTGCGCCATCACGAAGCTCACGCCGTTCCTGATGACTGGCGCCGGTTCGGACGGCCCCTGGGCCAGCGCCGAAGCCGCCAGCAGGGCGGCCAGCAGCGCAGGACGCAGGACGCGAGGGGTGAGCCTCATGCCGGCGTCAGACGCCCAGTCGCCCGGTCAGCGCCTTCTCGGTGGGCGTGCCGGTGGCGCCGTCAAAGGCGTCGATTTCCTCGATGAAGCGGTCAAACAGGTAGCGGCTGTCGTGCGGCCCCGGTGAGGCCTCGGGGTGGTACTGCACGCTGAAGACCGGGTAACGGCTGTGGGCCATGCCCTCCAGCGTGCCGTCGTTGAGGTTGATGTGGGTGGCCACGAAGGCCCCGTTGGGAATGCTGTCCAGGTCCACCGCGTACCCGTGGTTCTGGGCGGTGATCTCCACGTTGCCGGTCAGCAGGTTCTTGACCGGCTGGTTGCCGCCCCGGTGGCCGAACTTCATCTTGAAGGTCTGGCCGCCTGCCGCCAGCCCCAGAATCTGGTGGCCCAGACAGATGCCGAAGGTGGGCAGCAGGCCCATCAGTTCCCAGGCGGTCTTGTGGGCATATTCCAGCGGGGCCGGGTCGCCGGGGCCGTTGCTGAGGAACAACCCATGCGGTTGCAGCGCCATCACCTGCGCCGGGGTGGTGTGCGCCGGGACCACGATGGGCTCGATGCCCACCTCCGAGAGCCGCTCGATGATGGTGTGCTTGATACCGAAGTCCATTAAAACCACGCGCTTGCCGTGCCGCAGCGTGGGAAAGGCGTAGGGCAGGGCGGTGGTCACGTCCTTGGTCATGTCGTGGCCGTCGATGTCCTGATGGTCCAGGGCACGCTGCACGTAGACCTGCTCCTCGGCCGGAGAGAACTCGCCGTAGGCGTCCTCGGGGTGGGTGTACGAGCGGTGGGCGATCACGCCCTTGACCACGCCGCCGGTGCGCAGGCGGCGCACCAGGGCGCGGGTGTCGATGCCCTGGATGCTCACCACGCCGTACTGCTGCATAAATGCTTCGAGGGACTGCTGGGCGCGGTAGTTGCTGTACTCGCCGGAAAATTCGCGCGAGATGAAGCCGCGCACGTAGGGCTTGTTGCTCTCCATGTCGTAGATCGCCACGCCGTAGTTGCCCACATGCGGGTATGTAATGGTCACGATCTGCCCGTTGTAGCTGGGATCGGTCATGATTTCCTGGTATCCGGTCATGGAGGTGTTGAACACCACCTCGCCCACGGTTTCGCCCCGGTGGCCGAAAGCGTAACCCCGGTACACCGTTCCGTCTTCCAGCGCCAGAATCGCGCGTTCTTTTCTGATCATGGTTCTCCCCTCCATCTGCGCCTCACAGGACGCACTTCATGGCGTATGCAGAGCGTGGTGTGTAGCGTAGGGCACGCAGCGCGGCCCCTGGCCCGGTTGCCTATTATCCACGCCTGGCGCTCTTCCGCGCCCGCCCCGGCTCACGTTCTGCCGGGGCGGGCGCGGAAGGGCGCAGGTTACCAGCGGTACCGCACGCTGGTTTTGCCGGCGATCACGTTGCCCTGCACGGCGCTCTGCACAGTGTGGCCGTCGTAGCGGTTGATCAGGTCGGCCATCAGGTCGCTGACGCCGCCGATCATGCCCGACATCATCTCGCCGTCGTCCATCTCGCCATCCTCAGCCGTCATATCCGCGTCCGCGCCGTCTGGCTCCACAGCGTCGGCGATGTCCCCGTCGTCTGCGCCCATGACGCTCAGGATGGCCCGCGACAGCTCCTGGCCGCTGAGGTCTGCGGGGTTGGGGGCGTAGATCCACCCGCCAGAAAACTTCGTGTTCAGCCCGGCGGCAAGAAAAGCCGCGTCCTGGGCCAGCGCCGGGGCAGCGTCGTCCACGGCGGCGTCCAGGGCCGTCTGGCTGAAGGCCGTGACGAGGTACCCGTCTCGGAAGGCGTAGACCATCTTCAGGTGGCCCAGCAGATCGTCCACCATCTTCAGGTGGCCCAGCAGATCGTCCACCATCTTCAGGCTGCCCGCCGCCGCGCCGCCTGCCGCTGCCGCCGCGCTCACCCCGCCGGGCATGACGCGGCCCATGTCGCCCAGCGCGTCGTCCCGGAGCAGCGTCTTCAGGCTGTCCGACGCGCCCGCAATGGCCGCGTTCACGCTGCTGACGTATTCAGGCATCTGCGCCCTGGCAGCGTCCATGTCCGCGACACGCCGGTAGGTCACGGTGTGGTTCAGGCCCGACAGCGGGTTGCTGGCGTCCAACCCCGCCTTGAGGCCGCCTGCCAGCGTGACCTGGGCGCACTCGTTGCCCAGGTAGCGGGCCGAGCGCTCCAGGTGACTGGCCAGCTGGCTGTCGGTCAGGAAGCCCAGCGGGTCAAACAGGTCCACGCGGGTCAGCCAGCGCCCCAGGTACGCGCCGGATTCGGGATGACACGCGGAGGCCACCACGCTCTCGGCGTCGGCAGGAATGACGTTTTGCACGGCGAAATCGGTGCTGCTGGTCAGGATGCGGTACAGCGGCTGGTCCCTGCCCTGCGCGTTGGCGGCGTGCGCGGAGGCGGCAGTCAGCCCCCCGGCGTTGGTGGTGAAGCCCGCCGCGTACTGCCCCAGCGTGTCCAGGGCGTCCACGAGGGGCGACAGCAGGCGCGGCAGCTTGATCGTCTTGCTCAGGGCGCCGCGAATCACCTTGGCGGTGGCCGAGAAGTTGAGAAACAACGACATCTCCTGCTGGCCCACCGCCCGCTGGGGCACGGTGTAGGCCACCGAATTCATCAGGCGGGGGGCCGCCTTGCCGCTCAGGCGGCCCAAGTAGCCCATCAGCAGGTCCTTGTCGGTGGAGACGTAGACCAGCCCGTTGGACATCCCCGCGAAGGCGCTGCCCTGCCGCGAGAAGGTGTAGTTGCCCACCCGGGCGCCTTTTTTTGGCTCCATCAGGTTGGAGAAGAATTCGCCCGACAGTCGGTCCACGCGCGAGACCGCCAGCAGTTCCGGCGAGAAGGTGCCGCCCGCGTTGCCTACCGAGAAGACGCCCGCCACGGCCTCCTGCCCCAGCGAGCCTTTCAGGATCTGCTGAAAGCCGCCGATCATCTGGCTGCCTTCCTCGTCCCCGGCCACGCTGCTGACCACCGAGATCAGCAGCCCGGCGAAGCGGTCGATGGCTCCGCCCGCATTCTTCGTTTCCAGGGTCAGCAACGCCCCGGCAGGCAGTTGTCCGGACAGGGACGCGGCGTGGGCGGTGGAGAACACGCCGCCCAGCAGGGCCATCAGGAGGAATGCGTTTCTCATGGGAACAGCATAAGCACCCTGAAGGGTGAGCGGATCAGCAATTGGGTGGAGGGAACATCCCGCCGGGACCCAACAAGTCGCGGTGCGGCCCTGGCCGGGGGCCACCTGTCTCACGGCAGCACGATCCTCGGCTCCGGCCCCCAGCCGCGTGCCAGACGCTGAACCTCACGCAGGGTCTGTTCCGCGTCCTGCCCGACGTCGTGTTTGCGGAAGGAGGTGGCCAGACTGTGGGCGTCGCGGCGCAGCAACGCCTGAAAGTTGGGGTTCTGGCGGGTGGTCAGTTGCGGAAAGTCAATGATAATCACGGTGTTCTCCCACCACAGCAGGTTGTAGGTGCTGTAGTCGCCGTGCGCGTAGCCCAGCCGCAGCAGATCGGCCAGGCCCTGCACGGCTTGTTGCCACGCGCTCCGGGCTTCCTCGGGGGTCAGGCGGGCGTCGCTCAGGCGCGGGGCCACCTGGTCCTCGGTGCCGATCAGGCGCATCAGCACGGCGGGGGTGGTGGCGTCGTAGTCGAAGGGGCTGGGACCGACCAGGGGCTCGGGCACGCTCAGTCCGGCCCGCCACAGCGCCCACAGGTGCGCGTAC of Deinococcus aerolatus contains these proteins:
- a CDS encoding RIO1 family regulatory kinase/ATPase domain-containing protein, producing the protein MSARWIEAELEDADTAPERRRRSIKKKLLGRRRLDDLTAGHPEQIADDTIRRLIDLGHITGIVAELKSGKEATAYVARGPRGSVLVKLYRELEARSFKNDAAYREGQVILDERAARAMKSRSRKGLEMLQAGWVSAEYAHLWALWRAGLSVPEPLVGPSPFDYDATTPAVLMRLIGTEDQVAPRLSDARLTPEEARSAWQQAVQGLADLLRLGYAHGDYSTYNLLWWENTVIIIDFPQLTTRQNPNFQALLRRDAHSLATSFRKHDVGQDAEQTLREVQRLARGWGPEPRIVLP
- the carA gene encoding glutamine-hydrolyzing carbamoyl-phosphate synthase small subunit, whose amino-acid sequence is MIRKERAILALEDGTVYRGYAFGHRGETVGEVVFNTSMTGYQEIMTDPSYNGQIVTITYPHVGNYGVAIYDMESNKPYVRGFISREFSGEYSNYRAQQSLEAFMQQYGVVSIQGIDTRALVRRLRTGGVVKGVIAHRSYTHPEDAYGEFSPAEEQVYVQRALDHQDIDGHDMTKDVTTALPYAFPTLRHGKRVVLMDFGIKHTIIERLSEVGIEPIVVPAHTTPAQVMALQPHGLFLSNGPGDPAPLEYAHKTAWELMGLLPTFGICLGHQILGLAAGGQTFKMKFGHRGGNQPVKNLLTGNVEITAQNHGYAVDLDSIPNGAFVATHINLNDGTLEGMAHSRYPVFSVQYHPEASPGPHDSRYLFDRFIEEIDAFDGATGTPTEKALTGRLGV
- the ung gene encoding uracil-DNA glycosylase produces the protein MPDPAQLSGPPRGGAQPGPVQLVWFKKDLRVQDHVPLREAAARGPVLPLFIYEPEQLGHEEFAGQHLTYLNDCLRELDASLRGLGTPLVIRHGEAVEVLERLSHELPLGGIWAHQETGNGVSFARDRRVRAWARARGLPLAEVPQNGVVRGMKNRDGWADAWEERLGTPALPAPEGLRGTGVLPCRTMSHAELGVAANDKTIPPGGEAVGRATLDSFLAVRGVNYMREMSSPLSAEYACSRLSAPLAFGTVSLRTVVGATRQRLAAVRGDTWADPRWVRSLRSYESRLHWHCHFIQRLESEPGMEFRNLNRALDGLREDDWTPEFYDRWAHGQTGYPLVDACVRMLRQTGWLNFRMRAMLVSFASQHLWLHWRQPGLFLARQWLDNEPGIHWSQMQMQSSTVGINRVRIYSPTRQAREQDPDGVFIRRWVPELADVPGDVLHAPWEWSGAARLNYPPPVVDENRAGRLARVRIAAARASPAFETEARRIYLRHGSRKKAVMRAERVAQGLPARPPKKTPATPPTPRRLPMSDQPDLFGNAPEAARPIIPAGLPQSWKDALSGEFAAPYFHELKDFLVEERAAQTIYPPAADVFNALRFTPLDRVKVFILGQDPYHGPGQAHGLSFSVRPGVRVPPSLQNIYKELQTDIPGFQPPRHGYLKSWAEQGVLLLNAVLTVRAGQANSHANKGWEAFTDAVIRAVNAREERVVFVLWGAYARKKAKLITNPNHVIVESAHPSPLSVTKFMGTRPFSRVNAALEEAGETPIDWQLPEKAVE